TTCCTCGGCAAGATCTCTGATAACCCTTTCGACTCCCTCAACCGACCAGTCGTCGGAGCTCTCGAATCTCCTTATGGCAGCGGCGATCAGATCCTTGCTCCAATCGTTCTCGAGGTATTTGACCACGTATTCTTCCTGGTAGTCTATCTCCTCGCTGAAAAAAGGTAGGGAGAAATCGTAGAGCTGCTCGATCGTGTTGATCTTCTCCCGACACATCGATATGACTTCCAGTGCGTAGAAGGGTTCGCTCTCGACGGAGGCGTAGTAGTCGAAGCGGCCCGTGTATTTAAGCCATAGCCCGAACTCTGCCAGAAGTCTTTCCGGTTCCATGAGACGCATATGTTTTCCATTTATCCACTCAAGCTTTTCGTAATCGAAGACGACGCCCTTATTGGATATGTCGGAGGGTACGAAATCCTTCACCTTTTCGTGGTAGTCGAAGATCTCCTGATCGACCGTCCAACCGAGAAGGGCCAGGTAATTCATAAGACCGACGCTGAGATAGCCTTCACTCCTGAAGTGATCCACACTCGTGTGGCCGTGTCTTTTGGAAAGAGGCGAGCGGTCACTGCCCAGGATCAGAGGAATGTGCATGAAGATGGGATGTTCCCAGCCCAGCGCCCTGTACATCATTATCTGGCGCGGCGTGTTCGTGAGATGATCTTCCCCTCTGAAGACATGAGTGATCTCCATGAGATGATCGTCGATGACCACGGCAAAATTGTAAGTCGGGTAGCCGTTCGACTTGATTATGACGAAGTCACCGAAGTTTTCATTCTCGAAGCTCATGTTGCCTTTAGAGAGATCAAAGAATTCAGTGATACCTTCGGGTATCTTGAATTTTATAGTGTAGGTCTCATCGGACGAGAGATCGGTCGGTTTTTCTTTAGAAGTTCTGAGTACATTTTCCGGATCGTCTTTGTGGTAAACGGCGTAGTAGGCCGATCCCTTCTCCACTAGTTCACGGGCGAACCTGTCGTATATGCCCAGTTCCACCCTTTCGCTCTGACGGTATGGACCGTACGGGCCGCCTATATCGGGACCCTCCGACCAGTCGAGTCCGCACCACTTCATAGAAGTAAGGATCTGATCCTCGAACTTTTTTTCCGAGCGCTCCGTATCGGTGTCCTCTATTCTCAAAACAAAGTTTCCAGATTGATTTTTCGCAAAAAGCCAGTTGAAAAGCGCCGTTCTCACTCCACCAACATGGAGATTGCCTGTCGGGCTAGGCGCAAACCTACACCTTACCATTTTCTGCCTCCTCCAAACACTTCAGCAATTGGGTCATGTCTTGTGCCTGTCTGATTTCTACGGTTCTGCGATTGTCCAGGTATCTGCCCTCAATCATAACCGGAAGTATCCTGTCTGTCCACCCACCGGTCCCTTTCATGAGTATAACAGGCTTTCCGTAAGAGTACGAGGAGAGTATCTCGAGCAAAGTGCCGGCCTCTCCGCCGATCGAGATCACAGCATCGGCCGATTTCGATATGATCAGCGACCTGAGGGCGAAATCCATGCCGGTTCTGATCTTTATCTGGTTGTAATCGTTTCCCTCGTCGTTTGACGGTAGAATGCCGAGCACTCTTCCGCCGTGTGAAGAGGCACTTTCGGAAACGAGTTCCATCACACCGTCCCTTCCACCAGTGATGATAACGTCTCCTCTTTCGGCCAGTATTTTTCCCACCTGATGACATATCTGAGAGAGCTCAAAGACGGGTGATCTGTCGGTTGGACCGGAATAGCCGATCACCGCGACCTGCAGCATCAATCATCACTCCCCAGATACTTCTCCACGACTGCACTGTCGGTCAGTACGACCGACGGATCTCCCGAGGAAATCACCTCTCCCTTGTACAGAACGTATAACCTATCGACTACACGGCTAATAGAGGTGACGTCGTGATCGGTCACGATAACTCCGATGCCTTTGTCCCTCAACTTCCTGATCATTTTCTGGATGTCTTTCACCGTCATGGGGTCTATTCCAACGAAGGGTTCGTCCAGCAGTATGAAGGAGGGTGAAAGGGTCAGCGTTCTGGCAAACTCTAGTCGTCTCTTTTCTCCGCCGGAGATC
This portion of the Mesotoga infera genome encodes:
- the gltX gene encoding glutamate--tRNA ligase, coding for MVRCRFAPSPTGNLHVGGVRTALFNWLFAKNQSGNFVLRIEDTDTERSEKKFEDQILTSMKWCGLDWSEGPDIGGPYGPYRQSERVELGIYDRFARELVEKGSAYYAVYHKDDPENVLRTSKEKPTDLSSDETYTIKFKIPEGITEFFDLSKGNMSFENENFGDFVIIKSNGYPTYNFAVVIDDHLMEITHVFRGEDHLTNTPRQIMMYRALGWEHPIFMHIPLILGSDRSPLSKRHGHTSVDHFRSEGYLSVGLMNYLALLGWTVDQEIFDYHEKVKDFVPSDISNKGVVFDYEKLEWINGKHMRLMEPERLLAEFGLWLKYTGRFDYYASVESEPFYALEVISMCREKINTIEQLYDFSLPFFSEEIDYQEEYVVKYLENDWSKDLIAAAIRRFESSDDWSVEGVERVIRDLAEEKITSKKNTFQLLRGGVTGRLVTPGLFETISILGRDRVLNRLENLLELIEYEEGDFSS
- a CDS encoding TIGR00725 family protein, with product MLQVAVIGYSGPTDRSPVFELSQICHQVGKILAERGDVIITGGRDGVMELVSESASSHGGRVLGILPSNDEGNDYNQIKIRTGMDFALRSLIISKSADAVISIGGEAGTLLEILSSYSYGKPVILMKGTGGWTDRILPVMIEGRYLDNRRTVEIRQAQDMTQLLKCLEEAENGKV